The Mus caroli chromosome 1, CAROLI_EIJ_v1.1, whole genome shotgun sequence genome has a window encoding:
- the Fcrl6 gene encoding Fc receptor-like protein 6, which translates to MLLWMVLLLCDSMAEAQELFPNPELIEFTNAETMDVILKCTIKVDPKNPTLQLFYTFYKDNHVIQDRSPLSVFSAEAKEENSGLYQCMVDTEDGLIQKKSGYLDIQFWTPVSHPVLTLQHEATNFAVGDKVEFLCEAQQGSLPIFYSFYINGEILGKPLTPSGRAASLLASVKAEWSTKNYSCEAKNNISREISETKKFPLVVSGTTWIKSNMLTIWLPASLLGGMVIAAVVLMYFFKPCKKHARPETPTLKEPDSPLYVLVDNRRYK; encoded by the exons ATGCTGCTCTGGATGGTTCTCCTGCTCTGTG ATTCCATGGCTGAAGCTCAAG AGTTGTTCCCAAATCCTGAGCTGATAGAATTCACCAATGCAGAGACGATGGATGTCATCCTGAAGTGTACCATAAAGGTGGACCCCAAGAATCCAACTTTACAGCTCTTTTACACTTTCTACAAGGACAACCATGTCATTCAAGACAGGAGTCCCCTCTCAGTATTTTCTGCAGAAGCCAAGGAGGAAAACTCTGGGCTCTACCAGTGTATGGTGGATACTGAGGATGGcttaattcagaaaaaaagtgGCTATCTGGATATCCAGTTCTGGA CTCCTGTATCCCATCCTGTGCTCACTCTGCAACATGAAGCCACTAACTTTGCTGTAGGAGACAAGGTGGAGTTCCTCTGTGAGGCCCAGCAGGGATCCCTTCCAATCTTTTACTCATTCTACATTAATGGAGAAATCCTAGGGAAACCCCTGActccctctggaagagctgcctcCCTCCTCGCCTCAGTAAAGGCAGAGTGGAGTACCAAGAACTATTCCTGTGAAGCTAAAAACAACATCTCCAGAGAAATAAGTGAGACCAAGAAGTTCCCCTTGGTTG TCTCAGGTACTACCTGGATCAAGAGCAACATGCTAACTATCTGGCTACCTGCAAGCCTGCTTGGAGGGATGGTCATTGCGGCTGTGGTTCTAATGTATTTCTTCAAACCGTGTAAAAAGCATG CCAGACCTGAGACGCCCACCCTAAAAGAGCCA GACAGTCCTCTATATGTATTGGTTGATAATCGAAGATATAAATGA